The window ACCTGCCAGTCTGATTATTTGTTAACAATAACATGCAAGTACTTTGTATTGAAATTGTCTACTTCAAAagaatgttttgtcatttaagTACATTCATGTAAAAAGGGACACTATTTGgtgttttattaatttgtttgattTGCTGTATAAGTTCACCTGTGACAACAAAATGATTACTGTGTGCCTGATGTACACATCTGTTtttgtgaaataattaaaaatattctGAATGAGGCTGCCAGAGGGAGACATCGTGTCCGGCCATCCTCATTCATATCGTTTCCCTTTTCAGGGTTGTTTCAATTGCAGAAATATAATGGATAAAATAACATGTCACAATCGCCACTTCTGgtactttacagagtgaaattGTTAGTGGTGTCTTTCTAGTTGTACACACAAGTCATACTTGGACTTGAAGACATGAAAGACAATGTAACGTGTGTTTACTTTACAGCAAGCTCCTGTCCAGCGCTCCAATCATGAGGCCTGCGTTCTGCTCTTTTGTTCTGGTGCTGACCTTCTGCACTCTCTAAGCCAGCTCCCAGACGTCCTATTACGCAGCCGAAGGATCAAACATCACTCTTCACTGCAAGCATACATATCCCACTGACGATTTAGACATTACCTGGTTTGTGTGGTTGCCTTCACAAGCCTTGGTTATTACAAGTTGGCATTGTGGTGTTTTTTACAAACCACTGAAGGGAGGGTCCACCACATGCCTCACAGCTTTCAGACCTCACACTGCAAAGGAGACGCTTCCATAACCATCAGCAACCTGCGTCTCTCAGACACGGGGACCTACACATGCCTCTTGAGAAATCCTGTAATAGCCGAGAAACGGGAAATGACAATGAACCTGACAGTCATGGAGAAACCAAGCGAGCCGGTATGTGGCCTGAAAGGGGAGCCTGGTGTGACGCTCAAATGCGGATCCTCACATGACACCCTCCAACTGACGTACAGCTGGACAAAGATGAGCGGAAACAAGATGTTGCCACCAAACGCCAGTGTGAATGCCACATTGGGTGACCTGTTTGTCGACAGGATCACAGAGGACAACTGTGGAAGATATCTCTGTACGGTGGAAAGTCTGGTTGCTACCCAACACTGTGACGTCCTACTTGAGTGTCCACCACCATCAGCCATGAACGCTGCAGTTCAGCCCACAGCGCCACCATCAGCCATGAGCGATGGAGTTCCAGTTCCAGTCGTGGCCGTGACGACCGTCGTGCTTGTGCTGGGTCTTGTTGGCGCTCTCGCCATCTGGTACTGGCGCAGAAGTGAAACAGTGGAGGAGGTGCCCATGTTGTCGATGGAGGGGGGAGACTTGGAAACACTTCCGATAGTGTCACGTGTTAGCATCCTCACACTTCTGGCGATACTgccaaaaacatgaaataatggaGCCAGATTGGTTGTTTTTGATTCATTTAGGATTTCTGTGTTGCTGGAAAGAGAAGACAATCCATCCGTCATCTCTGTTAAAAAACCCCAAATGAGTCTTCTACGAAACTCCCTACTTTATAATGGAATTTTGCATTTCTACTTATTGTTTGCTATTAAATTTCAAGTTATTGGATAATGATTCCGCATTTGTTGTGTATGACTACTTTtcttcaataaaaaataaatgataaaaacacaaagctgtccaaaagagtgaggggaGACTCCTTTTACAGACTCCAGCTCTGACGAGTCTGTCACTGAAGGGAATCGGGTAGCGACTGACTCattaaacaggaacaatgcacaTTCATCTTTACAAAATGCGCGTACACGATTTAATTACATGGAAATGTTACACCGCTTTAGTTCTAATTTGATTCATGACTCAGAGgtcaaatgtcacattttaagTTCAAGACTGCGTGTTTGGAAGGTCAAAGACAGAAGTGACCTTGAGGTCAAAGAAACACACTTGCAATTCATAAAAATAGATCTGCTATTTGATGGATGACCTTCAggtctggggtgtccaaagtgcggtccaaGGGCCATTTGCATCCAGCGtctgttttattggcccatggtcattctacaaatataacaagaaaaggaaaaacacaaatggaaatcgctgcaattttacaagaataaagtccaaatataaagTAAATGTTTCTGTATTTAAACAcgaaaaaggtgcaattttacaagaataaacctcGCAGCGTGGTTGGCAGTTAGCCCCTCTTTGGCAGCCGACTAACCGGAGTAAACGGGGGTGTCCATTGTGCGGCTCGGTAGCAATTTCCAGCCCGCAGTGCATTCTATAAGCTTAATTTTATCaagaaaactgaggcaaaatcagcaattttacaagaatatcgtaatatgagagaaaataacctacctcattttagtagtattaaGTTTCAATCAGAAAGAAAATCGACTTTTCCTTTAagctgaaccatgttgtagtcactatgcattctgtACAcgactctttacttgcgtatcttgcttgcttgctttttATAAGAGCCACTGTTGATGTCTTGCTGTTTATATGCTGTTAGTGTAATATAGGTTTCCGCCAGCAGAGGGTGCCATGTGCACCAGTAGCTGACGTCCTGGTGAACGACGAAGAAAAATTTTTTTAGTACGTGATGAGACGTGTGCAGACACACATCTAAGGTGCCCACGAATAATCTATATTTCCTTGTTTTGCAGGTAAGACGACTTGTAAAACATATGTAAGTAATAGTCAGCAGTTGTAATAGTTAATTAGCGCTTTAGAGTGTAACAGGTGTCAAGCTAAAGAGTGAATATGCACGTTAATGAGCTCGTTCGAGTGACGTTCTTCGTTGTGTACCGAAAATGGCGGACTGGTCGTCCGTGGCAATGTGTGAATGACCAAATTCTACGTGTATATTGTTAAGGGACGCACATGAGTCAGGTGAATACATGTACAGCCAAAACGTTTGTCAAACAGAGTGAAGATGTATTGTCATATGATGCTTGTGTTCCTGTAAATACTAAGCTAAGTATAAGGCAAAGCTAGGGTAAAGAGCACATGTGCTGTGCTATTGCTAATTCATTCAGGAAGCTGTGATGGAGAAAGTATGTCCCACATGTGAATGTGAAGTTAAAGCTACAGTATGTAATTTCTGTATGGTCATAGAAAGTGTAAAATACTTGGTGTTTGTTTCATTCAGAGTGATTACAATGAGAATACAGTAAAGGGGTATATTGTTGGACATAGATTTagtttaataaatacaattcatgAGAGTAATGGAAAAGAGGATAAAACAGTGATTGGAAACAATGGTTAAAACACTGTAACATTGTATTTTGAGTTGATTAAGGTATGTGCTCGTACCGTAacgtgtgttgttttgtttattgtaaTACTAGAAGAAAAACTTGTTAGTCAGTACGTGATGAGATGTGTGCAGACACATCGAAGGTGCCCACGAATAATCTATATTTCCTTGTTTTGCAGCTTTTGCAAAAATATGTTGCACGGGAGATGAGTTGGCCCATCATTCTCTGCAGTGTTACATATTTTGGCGAGCCAGCCAGGAGTCAACATGATCACAAACCACCTCCCTTCACAAGAGATGAACTTTCAATGAACAAAATGGAAGCGACACAGCCCCTGTGTGATCAAGTGAGTACAGCCTTGTGGCAGTTGGAGAGGGAGCTTCTCATGGATGTCTGCAGGCGACTGAAATGTTCCGGCCTGGACAGTGGAGAGCCTCGCAGCAGGACTAAGAGGACACTCATCAGGATGGCAGAGGATGAGGATCAAGTGGAGCAGTGTTACAAGGACATCGCTACCTACATCCGCAGACGAAGCAAAGGAGATAGTCAATCAGAAGAGGAGCCCCCATCAAAAGAATTTGTGCCTAATATAGAGCCTGACGACAACCCTGCACGAATCTCCCCAAGAAGGATGAAAAATACTCCACCTAGAACTCGAAAAGAGCCAGCACAAACTCTACAAGAGGTAACGTTGAGAAGGGAGTTTAAAATATGTGGACAGATTGGAGAACATGGGCAGAAGGACAGGCTATCTTACCTCAGCCTAATCCGCCAGATTGAGAATGGGAGCGAAAAAGGACACGCAGAGGCCGAAATAGTTGAAGCAGTAATTAGGGCCATCAGTCCAGGAATGCCCCTAAGAGACATGCTGGAGATAAAACGTGGGCTGACACTTAGTAAACTGCTCACCATATTAAAAGGGCACTACAAGGTCGACAGTCCCACTGAGCTTTACCATCAACTCCTCAATCTCTCCCAAGAGCCCAAAGAAACTGCCCTCAACTTTGGATTTCGTGCCATCAAACTCAAAGAGAAACTGTTATGGAAAGTATCAAATGAGGAGACCGATGAACTATACAGCAGAGCCACAATCCAGCACAAGTTCCTCCGCTCCATTGAAACTGGGCTGCTCAGTGACTCTATCAAGTACCAGTTACTGCCCCTCCTAAGTGACTTATCCGTAACAGATGGAGACCTCATTGAAACGCTCAATGAAGCTTCAAAGCTAGAAAATGAAAGATTGGAGAAACGAAAAAGGTCCACTGCAGCCAAGATTCCCAAGGTGCAGGAGTTCCAAACAGAATGCCAGGCAGCCCAGACATCTGTTCAGACACCCCTCAAGCTTCCCGAGTCCTCCCCTTTAGTGGCCGTGAAAACAGTTAAAGGTAAAGAGACAAAGGCAGATACACAGCAGATGATAGAAGAACTTCGCAAAGAAATGCAGCAAATGTTTATGACTGCAATGGAAAATAGTCCATGCACCATGACACCAAGACAGAGAGAAAAGGGctgtaaaaaatgcaaaaaagagaGGAAAGGAGACAACTGCATGCGCTGTTTCAAATGTGGGCGAGAGGGGCACTACTCTTGTGGATGCCGATTCCCATCAGTGACAGACTCGTCAGAGCTGGAGTCCGTAAAAGGAGTCtcccctcactcttttggacagctttgtgtttttatcatttatttttaattgaagaAAAGTAGTCATACACAACAAATGCGGCATCATGATCCAATAACTTGAAATTAAATAGCAAACAATAAGTAGAAATGCAAAATCACATTATAAAGTAGGGAGTTTCCTTGAAGATTCATTTGGGGTTTTTTAACaggagatgatggatggattgtcTTCTTTCCAGCAACACAGAAACCCTAAATgaatcaaaaacaacaaatctggctccattatttcatatttttggcAGTATCACCAGAAGTGTGAGGATGCTAACACGTGACACTATCGGGAAGTGTTTCCAAGTCTCCCCCCTCCGTCGACAACATGGGCACCTCCTCCACTGTTTCACTTCTGCGCCAGTACCAGATGGCGAGAGCACCGAAAAGACCCAGCACAAGCACGACGGTCGTCACGGCCACGACTGGAACTGGAACTCCATTTCTCATGGCTGATGGTGGCGCTGTGGGTTGAACTGCAGCGTTCATGGCTGATGGTGGTGGACACTCAAGTAGGATGTCACATTGTTGGGTAGCAACCCGACTTTCCACCGTACAGAGATATCTTCCACAGTTGTCCTCTGTGATCCTGTCTACAAACAAGTCACCCAATGTGGCATTCACACTGCCGTTTGGTGGCATGTGAGGATCCGCATTTGAGTGTCACGCCATGACCCTTTGCAGGCTCCCCTTCCACACCACAAACCGGCTCGATTGGTTTCTCCATGACTGTCAGGTTCATGTCCCTTTGAACCTCTATTGCATAATTTGTCAAGAGGCATGTGTAGGTCCCCGTGTCTGAGAGACGCAGGTTGCTGATGGCCCTTCAGTGGTTTGTAAAAAACACCACAATGCCAAAATGTAATACGGAAGTCTTGTGAATTCACCGTGACAGACCAGGTAATGTCTAAATCATCAGTGGGATATGTATGCTTGCAGTGAAGAGTGATGTTTGATCCTACAGCTGCGTAATAGGACGTCTGGGAGCTGGCTTTGAGAGTGCAAAAGGTCAGCACCAGGACAAAAGAGAAGAACGCAGGCCTCATGATTGGAGCGTTGGACAGGAGCTTGCCGTAAAGTAAACACACGTTACATTGTCTTTCATGTCTTCACCAAGTCCACCGCTGCACCAAGTCCGAGTATGGTGACTTGTGTGTATAACGAgcaagacaggggtgtccaaacttactGGGGGCTACATTTGCCTCCCTCTCTGTTTGATCCTCCCAGTGCTTGAACCAGTTGAAGAAAAGCACTACTTCAGTTAGGCAGGACATCTTGCTTGATTTGATTCTTTATTCATGCATGTTTGAGTTCTCTTTTCAGCtactattgttattatatttagtGTATTACTCATTAAGCTGGCCTTGAGTGCGTAGCTGGACACTTCATTTGCACTAATTTTCATTGGATTGCATTCCTTTTGTCAACGGGGCTTGT is drawn from Dunckerocampus dactyliophorus isolate RoL2022-P2 chromosome 9, RoL_Ddac_1.1, whole genome shotgun sequence and contains these coding sequences:
- the LOC129187700 gene encoding coxsackievirus and adenovirus receptor homolog produces the protein MPHSFQTSHCKGDASITISNLRLSDTGTYTCLLRNPVIAEKREMTMNLTVMEKPSEPVCGLKGEPGVTLKCGSSHDTLQLTYSWTKMSGNKMLPPNASVNATLGDLFVDRITEDNCGRYLCTVESLVATQHCDVLLECPPPSAMNAAVQPTAPPSAMSDGVPVPVVAVTTVVLVLGLVGALAIWYWRRSETVEEVPMLSMEGGDLETLPIVSRVSILTLLAILPKT
- the LOC129187699 gene encoding uncharacterized protein LOC129187699; protein product: MSWPIILCSVTYFGEPARSQHDHKPPPFTRDELSMNKMEATQPLCDQVSTALWQLERELLMDVCRRLKCSGLDSGEPRSRTKRTLIRMAEDEDQVEQCYKDIATYIRRRSKGDSQSEEEPPSKEFVPNIEPDDNPARISPRRMKNTPPRTRKEPAQTLQEVTLRREFKICGQIGEHGQKDRLSYLSLIRQIENGSEKGHAEAEIVEAVIRAISPGMPLRDMLEIKRGLTLSKLLTILKGHYKVDSPTELYHQLLNLSQEPKETALNFGFRAIKLKEKLLWKVSNEETDELYSRATIQHKFLRSIETGLLSDSIKYQLLPLLSDLSVTDGDLIETLNEASKLENERLEKRKRSTAAKIPKVQEFQTECQAAQTSVQTPLKLPESSPLVAVKTVKGKETKADTQQMIEELRKEMQQMFMTAMENSPCTMTPRQREKGCKKCKKERKGDNCMRCFKCGREGHYSCGCRFPSVTDSSELESVKGVSPHSFGQLCVFIIYF